The stretch of DNA ATTGCCAGATACAGATGAGTTTTATGTTAAAGAAGTTAATCAGCCTTTATTTGTAGTTCCTCTGTGCCATGAAATCGTGATGTCTGGCCAGTAGCCTTCTCATGTAAAACTAAGTTTAGATAGAACTGAATTACATGCAATTATCTATTAGTCATGCTAACGTTAAATAATGCACACTGGAAATGTTACATGATGAAGATGAATGGCTCTTTGTCTCGAACAAGTACTTTGTAGTGTTGATATGGGAAGCTCGTGTTTGAAAATAGGTGGCTGTTATCAAATAGAGGTTTGggttggggaaaagaaaaaaacgttTTTGATTTCTGTGAAACATCAATCAAATGGGCTAGGACGTAGGGCAGTAAAACAAGCTGAGTTTTGTTCCTGTGGTCAGCATGTGACTGTGGCCAGGATTTTGAAACAGAACCACACAAAATTAATGGATCTTTAATTTTATCTCAGTGTTCCTAAGACTTAGGGTCTGAATATTCAAATGTACCCGGTGTTCACAGTTCTGATCAGCTTTAGTTGACACAAATTAACGTTGACTGCTTATCACTGTCTGCCTTCAATAACTGCCAGTATCCAGGACCTTAGTACCATGTTACAATTTCTCTGTTGTAGTAATCAAAAACAGGGGGAGGGCAACAAGACTTTTTGTGGTTTCCTCTCAAAGTTTGTGAGCCTGTGAAGTAACACCTGATAGCCCTGCTGCAGTCCCTGTTACACCGTTGACCTTTAAAGAGTGGgtctgccagagctgcagcactcTTCAGATTGAAACCTGGAGAGGTTGCATGTGGAACCTCTAATTTCACTTAAAGTAAGGCTGGTATCCCTGTCCTCTCATTTGGGATACTTGTTACTTGTAGGCATTggcacagaaaaagtgtttgtgTGAGGGACTTCAGAAGCAGAATTGTGAAAATGGGGGTATTGCCTCCTTAACCCAGAAATAATGAGTTTCTCTCGAATGTCTGTGAACAAGTGAAACAATCCATGAGCCCTGTTACAGCTGTGGGTTATCAGAGTGAAGTCATTTGCTTTAAATTAGTCTTTAAAATGgcgtaaaataaaattacagttttaaaagGGATAAGTTTCCTCTTTGGGCCGCAAACTATCCAGGGTGGAAGAAGGCAGGAATGACAGTATAGTTGCCAACTTGGAAAGGCTTGCTTTCCCACATTGCTTCTGAAGAAGAAGACCAAATTAGCAATTTTGGACAAATAGATATATTTATCCTTTTCAGGAAAGTACCTCAAGgtgttttccaacctagatgattctgtgcaTATGCATAGGTATGTGCATTTTTATTACAGCAAAGCTTTCATGCTGATGGGAAACCAACATGGTAGCTTTTTGCAGGGACTGCTGGctttatgaatattttattttgtattttctccacAGGGATTTCGTACTGATATGAAGTCCCGCTTGGTCCTCTGACAAGACCTTACTATTTTCACCTTGGAGAGGAGAACTTAGCCACTGGGAAAGACTCTGATGCTGGTACTGCAATGCTGACTTCCAGCTTGACCACTATGAAGAATCTTCCTTCGAAGAAGAGGATCTATTTCCTGCTGAAACTTGTGTGCTTTGTCAGCTCCGTGTTAATGTTTTgtgaatttttaatttactatGTGGTAATTTTTCAATGTCAATGGCCAGAAGTGAAAGGTGGAGCTCACACAGGTAACACAGAGACTTCAGCTTCAGTCCTGAAGGCCATAATTTTAGCTGATACTCACCTGCTTGGTGAAATCAAAGGACATTGGCTGGACAAATTACGAAGgtagtaatttaatttttttgaatCTCTATCCTGTTTTTAGAGTTTTTAATAGTAACTAACGGGACAGATGTTTAAAACCAACGTTGCTGTAGTCTTAAGAAATGCGCATACTGCTTCTGAGTGCCAGTCTGTACCTGGACTAGATAATAAAGGCATTAATGAATGGGACTTAGGTGGTGCAGTCTTAACTGTTCAAGTGAGTATAGGTACCTGAGCATTTTAGATAGGTCAGACAGTCTTTTCCagtgtgtaattattttttacagtgcCTTAAAAACGAGCCAGGTAACTTTTATGTCCCCACCTGTTAACACCTTCAACTGCAGAGGTAAGGAAGCCAGtagaaatttatttctgtagtaGAAGAATGGGCAGCAAAAtcgtatttaaaaacaaaggtaaCCCAATCCTATGCCTGCTGCACAGAGACATGTTTTTTTGGTcttaaaaaaatgctgaaaaaaagtaTGATTCTAACATTATATGAAGCTTGTAAACTTTTGCTGAAGAAACAATTGCATAgtaaaacacattaaataatTCCCTGTTCTAATAAATTGTTATTTAATGGAATTGtagtgaataaaaataaacaaactggtATTACTTCTTGCATGACTCTGTTCTGATTGTGTTGCTGTGGAATTACCCAGCAGGTAAGATGCACCTACTGCACTTAAACCTGGTTTCTAAGTGATTAATTTGAATTTCATAGTGTGTAGGAGCCATCTTCACATTCCTGTCAGGCCGTGTTCGTGTATTATGACGTGAGGATCTAGAGGTTTTGCAGTGATGACTGGGTATGTATTCTCTCTTTAGGGAATGGCAAATGGAGAGATCTTTCCAATCTGCCATGTGGTTACTGCAACCagatattgtttttattctggGAGATGTCTTTGATGAAGGAAAATGGAGCTCACCTCAGGTATGACATGAACAGCTCTCTTATTTGAAAAAATGAGGATTGCTTGAAGGAAATGGAAGGCAGAAGGAAGCACACACTAGGTATGCAAGGCTTTGTTTCATGTTACTGCAATTGTCCTACTGATAGTTTCTAGTGTTTTAGATACTAGTTGAGATGTTGTGATTCTCCTTCATTTTTGGTGGTATCTTgacatttttacctttttactAAACTTGGAACATGTGAGCATCTCACTGAGTGTGTGCTTCTGTGTTATACATTATTGATTCCTTTTGATATTGTGGAACAgcattaatttcttcattttttattttcatgcaggCATGGGCTGATGATGTCAGGAGATTTCGCAAAATGTTTAAGTATCCAGCTTCTACTGAACTGGTGGTTGTCGTTGGAAATCATGACATTGGATTTCATTATGAGTAAGTCCTTTCAAGTGCCAACATGTGCAACAGCAGCCTGGCTggtatcaggaatagtgcagccagcaggaacagggaggtgatcgtctgcttgtactctgctctggtgaggccgcacctcgagtgctgtgctcagttttgggtccctcagtacaagaaggacaccgaggccctggagtgtggagacatttctcctcagaaagagcagtcaagaattgggacaggttgcccagggaggtggtggagtcaccgtccctgggggtgttcaaggaaaggttggacgtggtgcttggggacatgatttagtgggtgatattggtaggAGGGAGATAGTTGGACTAGATGaacttggaggtctcttccaaccttaatgattctgtgattctgtgatctacaGACAACACACAACAGGAATACATTTTAGAACAGTTTTTAGGCTACTTTTGTGCTTCTTGAAGCACGTGTGAGGTTGTTCAGGGCTAGTTTTTCTGCATGGGCAGAAAAAGTCTTGAAGCTACTTTTCCTTGTTTTGGGCTTCATTGTCTGCAAAGTGCTTAGTCTAAGCATATTCCCTTTCCCATTTCCTCAGTGTGGAAGAGTGTAAGTGTGCTTGCTCTGCTGTGCTTCGGTTGGATGTCTGCTTACACTGATGTGACTAGGGCAGAATTTCAGAGCTTCCCTGTGATTTTGCTGAATGAATACATGGTGTAAATAACGGAGCTGTAAGCTGCATGAATGGtctaaaaaatgcaaagcaactgTGTCAGGTTATTTATTATAATGCCAATTTCTTACCTCAGTTGTATTTTTGTCCTGTCACACAGAATGACCACATACAAGGTAAAGCGATTTGAAAAAGTTTTCAACTTTACTTCAGGAAAGCTAATAACTCGAAAAGGAATAAAGtgagtatgtatatatatatatattttaaatgtttagagTAGTTATTAGTGGGCTAGGAGACCTAAGCGATGAAGAATGAGAACTAGAAGTGAATTTCTTATAAAATAGTATGAGAATATTATTAATATGCCTAAGTTCtgttatgattattatttttgatcTAGCTTGTGATACGTTAAACATGAAGCACTTTGAATAAACTCATAGTTTGATGTGGAGGAGAAGCTTTTGCTTTAAGCTAGGCCAATTTTCTTCTAAATGGAAAAGTACTGAGGAGTCGGAATGAAATTCTCTGGTTTGCG from Anas platyrhynchos isolate ZD024472 breed Pekin duck chromosome 2, IASCAAS_PekinDuck_T2T, whole genome shotgun sequence encodes:
- the MPPE1 gene encoding metallophosphoesterase 1 isoform X2 encodes the protein MLTSSLTTMKNLPSKKRIYFLLKLVCFVSSVLMFCEFLIYYVVIFQCQWPEVKGGAHTGNTETSASVLKAIILADTHLLGEIKGHWLDKLRREWQMERSFQSAMWLLQPDIVFILGDVFDEGKWSSPQAWADDVRRFRKMFKYPASTELVVVVGNHDIGFHYEMTTYKVKRFEKVFNFTSGKLITRKGINFVVVNSVAMEGDGCAICSTSEAKLVALSHKLNCSQQNWNHSNKGCSDVEKLPASEPILLQHYPFYRKSDAECSGEDSAPPEEKNIPFKEKYDVLSQEASQKLLWWFRPRLILSGHTHSACEVLHAGKIPEISVPSFSWRNRNNPSFIMADPMRSPALWLL